From the genome of Virgibacillus siamensis, one region includes:
- a CDS encoding saccharopine dehydrogenase family protein, translating to MKVVVLGGSGLQGRAALQDLGNSEDVKKVICADVSFEDLDSFSRHLNMEKIEKREVDATSAEELEILFAEDIDIVIDLLPKQFNDFIAKIAIKTDVSLVNCSYANGLSDEVFEKAKEKGVSIMPESGLDPGIDLVLCGYGVNQLDEVHEMYSYCGGVPEANAADNILKYKISWNLDSIMMSYKRPSVMKRNGEIVNITAKEQHNKDWINNITVSGIQGLESIPNGDAMSFAETLGIDHEVINMERRSIRWSGHAQVLRDIKELGLLETEPVEGIEDHITPYEFMKKHLEPRLQYKKDEKDLVLMKNIIRGKKNGQSQEIIYEMLDKRDSHTGLFAMNRTVGYTASIVAQMVANGTISRRGVLSPTTDIPHKLFIDEINKRGITIKETKRQLNKSFA from the coding sequence ATGAAAGTTGTTGTGTTAGGTGGGTCTGGTTTACAAGGCAGGGCAGCATTGCAGGATCTAGGTAATAGCGAGGATGTAAAGAAAGTTATATGTGCTGACGTATCTTTTGAAGACTTAGATTCGTTTAGTCGTCACTTGAATATGGAGAAAATAGAAAAAAGGGAAGTGGATGCTACCTCAGCGGAAGAATTAGAAATACTTTTCGCAGAGGACATTGATATTGTGATTGATTTACTTCCAAAACAATTTAATGACTTTATTGCAAAAATAGCCATTAAAACAGATGTGTCACTGGTTAATTGTTCATATGCCAATGGGTTATCAGATGAAGTATTTGAGAAAGCAAAGGAAAAAGGGGTATCTATAATGCCTGAGTCCGGTTTAGATCCGGGAATTGATTTGGTGCTATGTGGTTATGGTGTCAACCAATTAGATGAAGTTCATGAGATGTATTCCTATTGTGGTGGTGTACCAGAGGCCAACGCAGCTGATAACATATTAAAATATAAAATTTCCTGGAATTTAGATAGTATCATGATGTCATATAAACGTCCGTCTGTAATGAAACGAAATGGTGAGATTGTTAATATTACTGCCAAGGAGCAACATAATAAGGATTGGATAAACAATATTACCGTATCCGGAATTCAAGGACTTGAATCAATTCCGAATGGTGATGCAATGAGTTTTGCGGAAACATTGGGAATTGATCATGAAGTGATTAATATGGAGCGCCGGTCTATTCGGTGGTCCGGGCACGCTCAGGTTTTGCGTGATATAAAAGAATTGGGATTATTGGAAACAGAACCCGTTGAGGGAATAGAAGATCATATTACACCGTATGAATTTATGAAAAAACATCTGGAACCTCGCCTGCAATATAAAAAGGATGAGAAAGATCTTGTACTAATGAAAAATATTATTAGAGGTAAAAAGAATGGGCAGAGCCAGGAAATAATCTATGAGATGCTGGACAAAAGAGATTCGCATACAGGGTTATTTGCCATGAATCGAACGGTTGGTTATACAGCCAGCATCGTGGCTCAAATGGTTGCGAATGGGACTATATCCAGACGTGGTGTGCTTTCACCAACTACAGATATACCTCATAAGTTGTTTATTGACGAAATTAATAAACGCGGCATTACAATTAAGGAAACAAAGCGTCAATTAAATAAATCCTTTGCCTGA
- a CDS encoding Na+/H+ antiporter NhaC family protein, with amino-acid sequence MDGATTVGFVSILPPLIAIVLAFWTRDTILSLAIACVVGVLMAGEGLLGFPNLMKEALGNASFSWIFLLEIFIGILIAFFQRTGAIQSFTDIISNKNYSRKRIGMSTWFMGLFVFFSDYFSPVFVGSTMRKVTDKVKISREKLAYICDSTSAPVSVIVPITGWAVFISGLLIGMGPIQNEAAALDVFTKSIPFNFYAVFSVLLVGLITSGIIKDFGPMKKAEKRAITEGKLIRDNSDPLISKELTNIAPYFEDKLLSITWNFFMPVLLIIVIAVGTYIGLGSAKTMEAFLAAAIFLGIVMRVQGIPVKDIMDTAMNGIKGIMPAVMILVFAYTINELSEQMGTANYLVQVTESWLNPGLLPAITFLLAALISFSTGTSWGTFGIMIPIAVPLAFSFAGGDVNTVVLATIAAVAGGGVFGDHCSPLSDTTILASTGAAVDHIDHCRTQIPYAVVVGVIGLCIYLALGLLI; translated from the coding sequence ATGGACGGCGCTACGACAGTGGGGTTTGTGTCAATACTGCCTCCGTTAATTGCTATTGTACTTGCTTTTTGGACTAGGGATACTATTTTGTCCTTGGCAATTGCTTGTGTTGTTGGAGTTCTTATGGCGGGGGAAGGATTACTTGGGTTTCCGAATTTAATGAAGGAAGCGTTGGGAAATGCAAGTTTTTCGTGGATTTTCTTGTTGGAAATTTTTATTGGCATTTTAATTGCTTTCTTTCAACGTACAGGAGCAATTCAAAGTTTTACCGACATTATTAGTAATAAAAATTACTCAAGGAAGCGTATTGGGATGTCCACTTGGTTTATGGGACTGTTTGTATTCTTTAGTGATTATTTTAGCCCGGTGTTTGTTGGATCCACGATGAGAAAGGTGACCGATAAGGTGAAAATTTCTCGTGAAAAGTTAGCTTATATTTGTGATTCCACATCTGCACCGGTAAGTGTCATTGTCCCGATTACCGGCTGGGCTGTGTTTATATCTGGTTTATTAATTGGAATGGGTCCGATACAAAATGAAGCTGCCGCCTTGGACGTTTTTACTAAATCTATTCCGTTCAATTTCTACGCCGTGTTCTCTGTATTATTGGTTGGGCTCATTACATCCGGCATCATCAAAGATTTTGGTCCAATGAAAAAGGCAGAAAAAAGAGCAATTACGGAGGGGAAATTAATACGGGATAATTCAGATCCATTAATCTCGAAAGAATTAACTAATATTGCTCCATATTTCGAGGATAAATTATTAAGCATTACATGGAACTTTTTTATGCCCGTGTTGCTTATTATCGTTATTGCAGTGGGTACTTATATTGGTTTAGGGTCTGCAAAAACAATGGAAGCATTTCTCGCAGCAGCCATTTTTTTAGGCATTGTAATGCGGGTTCAGGGAATACCGGTGAAAGATATTATGGATACCGCTATGAATGGGATAAAAGGTATAATGCCGGCTGTTATGATTCTGGTTTTTGCTTATACGATAAACGAACTGAGTGAACAAATGGGAACGGCCAATTATTTGGTTCAAGTAACTGAATCATGGCTTAACCCGGGGCTGTTACCGGCAATAACGTTTTTGCTTGCAGCCTTGATATCATTCTCTACTGGGACATCATGGGGAACTTTTGGAATCATGATTCCAATTGCAGTTCCTTTAGCATTTAGTTTTGCAGGGGGTGACGTTAATACGGTTGTTCTAGCAACTATTGCTGCAGTTGCAGGTGGAGGAGTCTTTGGCGATCATTGCTCCCCACTTTCAGATACAACAATCCTAGCTTCGACAGGTGCAGCTGTTGATCATATTGACCATTGCCGCACACAGATTCCTTACGCAGTGGTAGTTGGGGTTATCGGTTTATGTATATATTTAGCACTTGGATTGTTAATTTAA
- a CDS encoding GH92 family glycosyl hydrolase, which produces MKKKRFMKHFSIFLCLVLTVGFIKIPTPQKASAKTDDSDHTQETDFFTSFEKNDPQPDWENTVETTPDGTKMESGIDGNIPYDGIQGDITKLVDEITVSAENPPSEIASKLIDGDNQTKWLAFEPTAWIEMKLSEPETVIKYAFTSGNDAPGRDPKNWTVYGSNNGEDWSKLDERSGENFTERYQRKIYEFENDTAYKYYRIKINANAGDDLTQLAEINLSNGIDVPPPPPSDMKTHTGDGPESSYTGKTNAGWTGMKAFHYAGTHLKEGRAYSYNKVFDVDIEITPETELSYFIHPQLMGEANMDYSSIFVSVDLAFADGTYLSELGAKDQHGIKLNPQAQGKSETLYPNQWNYKVADIGKVAAGKTIERILVAYDNPEGPGLFQGSIDDIKIDGNPKTESYASPVDYVNILRGTNSNGTFSRGNNFPAIAVPHGFNFWTPATDAGSTSWLYSYQQANNEKNLPEIEAFSLSHETSPWMGDRQTFQVMPSSAEQPSANRDERALAFKHKNETAKPHYYSVTFENGIKTEITPTNHAAMFQFTFNDGNSNLIFDNVNNNGGLSLKPDEQAITGYSDVKSGLSAGASRIFIYATFDQKISESGKLTGENRDNVSGYIGFNTTEEDKTVTMKIATSLISVEQAKKNLKQEISPEDTFESLKADAKEKWNEKLSIIEVKGASEQELVTLYSNMYRLFLYPNKAYENTGTSEKPEYKYASPFSKHAGESTPTETGAKIVKGKPYVNNGFWDTYRTTWPAYSLLTPTQAGKMIDGFVQQYKDGGWISRWSSPGYANLMVGTSSDVAFADAYLKGVTNFDVQAFYESALKNAAVVSENEAVGRKGLETSIFDRFTNTQTGEGMSWALDGYINDFAIANMAKALAGQADKGDPDYEQYRTDYKYYRNRAQNYVEMFNPKVDFFMGRKPSGEWRTTPQEFDPREWGGDYTETNAWNMAFHVPQDGQGLANLYGGRNKLADKLDTFFSTPETASHPGHYGGLIHEMREARDVRMGMYGHSNQPSHHIAYMYNYVGQPWKTQEKVREVMSRLYIGSEIGQGYPGDEDNGEMSAWYIFSAAGFYPLQMGKPEYAIGAPYFEKMTIHLENGNDIVIKAPNVSDKNKYVQGLKVNGKSYNKLTISHEMLTKGATLEFEMGQEPSKWGTSENALPSSITPASTDGSSLLPFPLRDLTDHLLEKDKAKTLTSDKSNAAHLFDNTSETDLTLNGDQPWIQFKYKHEMNRAQLYTITTAGNSSQDPRSWELQGSNDGENWTVLDRREDISFKWRKFTKPFLIENPGKYTYYRLSVNENGGASSTSFAEIELLGYGDMGNQFEKVHNVLNEFIKSGDISGPRVKQLTKKLKQARDQYDKEHFPQAIKKLRGFLKHLNKENPGHVSDDAEDQLSADIHALMELILRQTEK; this is translated from the coding sequence TTGAAGAAAAAAAGGTTTATGAAACACTTTTCTATTTTTCTATGCCTTGTTTTAACGGTAGGATTCATTAAAATACCGACACCTCAGAAAGCATCAGCCAAAACGGATGACTCCGATCATACACAGGAAACTGATTTTTTTACTTCATTTGAAAAAAATGATCCACAACCGGATTGGGAGAATACGGTTGAAACGACACCAGATGGTACTAAGATGGAATCAGGAATAGATGGGAATATTCCTTACGATGGTATCCAGGGAGACATAACAAAATTGGTTGATGAAATTACGGTGAGCGCCGAAAATCCTCCAAGTGAAATAGCTTCGAAGCTAATTGATGGTGATAATCAAACGAAATGGCTTGCTTTTGAGCCAACAGCATGGATTGAAATGAAGTTATCCGAACCTGAAACTGTCATAAAATACGCCTTCACTTCCGGAAATGATGCACCTGGACGTGATCCGAAAAATTGGACAGTCTATGGGTCAAATAATGGTGAGGACTGGTCAAAGCTGGATGAAAGAAGCGGTGAAAACTTCACGGAACGTTATCAGCGAAAAATCTATGAATTCGAAAACGATACCGCCTATAAATATTACCGCATTAAAATAAATGCAAATGCCGGTGATGACTTAACACAGTTGGCTGAGATAAATTTATCAAATGGAATCGATGTTCCGCCGCCACCGCCATCTGATATGAAAACACATACAGGAGATGGCCCCGAGAGCAGTTACACAGGAAAAACAAATGCCGGCTGGACTGGAATGAAGGCTTTCCATTATGCGGGCACGCATTTAAAGGAAGGAAGAGCCTATTCGTATAACAAAGTTTTTGATGTAGATATTGAAATTACGCCGGAAACGGAGCTTTCCTATTTCATCCATCCGCAATTGATGGGTGAAGCGAACATGGATTATTCCAGCATCTTTGTTTCTGTCGACTTGGCATTTGCTGATGGGACCTATCTCAGTGAACTTGGTGCGAAAGATCAACACGGTATAAAATTGAATCCGCAGGCACAGGGAAAATCAGAGACATTATATCCAAATCAATGGAATTATAAAGTCGCTGATATAGGAAAAGTTGCTGCCGGAAAAACGATTGAAAGAATACTGGTTGCTTATGATAATCCTGAAGGACCTGGTTTATTTCAAGGTAGTATTGATGATATCAAAATTGACGGAAATCCCAAGACAGAAAGTTACGCAAGTCCTGTTGATTATGTGAATATTTTAAGAGGAACCAATTCCAATGGCACGTTTTCAAGAGGTAATAACTTTCCGGCGATAGCTGTTCCCCATGGATTTAATTTTTGGACTCCGGCGACCGATGCAGGTTCAACAAGTTGGTTATACAGTTACCAACAGGCGAATAATGAGAAGAATCTTCCGGAAATCGAAGCATTTTCACTCAGTCATGAAACGAGTCCATGGATGGGAGATAGACAGACGTTTCAGGTAATGCCGTCATCCGCTGAACAGCCGAGTGCAAATCGGGACGAAAGAGCATTAGCATTTAAACATAAAAATGAAACAGCAAAACCACATTACTACTCGGTAACATTTGAAAATGGGATCAAAACGGAAATCACGCCAACTAACCATGCTGCAATGTTTCAATTTACCTTTAATGATGGTAACTCGAATCTCATCTTTGATAATGTTAATAACAATGGAGGTCTGTCGCTGAAACCAGACGAGCAGGCTATTACCGGATATTCCGATGTTAAAAGTGGTCTTTCGGCAGGGGCATCCCGAATTTTTATTTATGCCACTTTTGACCAAAAGATATCGGAAAGCGGGAAGTTAACAGGCGAGAATAGGGATAATGTTTCCGGTTATATTGGATTTAATACAACAGAAGAAGATAAAACGGTAACGATGAAAATCGCAACTTCACTGATTAGCGTTGAACAGGCCAAGAAAAATCTGAAACAGGAAATCAGCCCGGAAGATACATTTGAATCGTTAAAAGCAGATGCAAAAGAGAAATGGAATGAAAAATTGAGTATCATTGAAGTTAAAGGGGCAAGCGAGCAAGAGCTTGTTACACTATATTCCAATATGTACCGTCTTTTCCTGTATCCGAATAAAGCCTACGAAAATACGGGAACATCAGAGAAGCCGGAATACAAATATGCCAGTCCGTTTTCGAAGCATGCAGGTGAATCGACCCCGACCGAAACCGGGGCCAAAATTGTAAAAGGAAAACCATATGTGAATAATGGTTTTTGGGATACGTACAGAACGACATGGCCGGCTTATTCATTATTGACTCCAACACAGGCGGGTAAAATGATTGATGGATTTGTGCAACAGTATAAAGATGGGGGGTGGATTTCCCGGTGGTCATCACCAGGATATGCGAATCTCATGGTTGGAACCAGTTCTGATGTTGCATTTGCGGATGCATATCTGAAAGGCGTAACCAATTTTGACGTCCAGGCTTTTTATGAATCTGCATTGAAAAATGCTGCAGTTGTCAGCGAAAATGAAGCTGTCGGAAGAAAGGGGCTTGAAACGTCAATCTTTGACCGCTTTACAAATACGCAAACAGGCGAAGGCATGTCATGGGCTTTGGATGGCTATATTAATGATTTTGCTATAGCCAATATGGCAAAGGCACTCGCCGGACAAGCGGATAAAGGTGATCCTGATTATGAACAATACAGGACTGACTATAAATATTACAGGAACCGCGCTCAAAATTACGTAGAAATGTTTAATCCAAAAGTGGATTTCTTTATGGGTAGGAAACCATCAGGAGAATGGCGAACAACACCTCAGGAATTCGATCCGCGTGAATGGGGAGGCGACTACACGGAAACGAACGCCTGGAATATGGCTTTCCATGTTCCCCAGGATGGACAAGGATTAGCAAATTTATATGGCGGACGAAATAAATTGGCGGATAAACTGGATACATTTTTCTCCACTCCGGAGACAGCATCACATCCAGGTCATTATGGTGGTTTAATCCATGAAATGCGCGAAGCAAGAGATGTAAGAATGGGCATGTATGGGCACAGTAATCAACCATCGCACCACATCGCGTACATGTATAACTATGTCGGACAACCTTGGAAAACGCAGGAGAAGGTTCGTGAGGTGATGTCGCGACTGTATATCGGCAGTGAAATTGGACAAGGTTATCCGGGTGATGAGGATAATGGGGAAATGTCAGCCTGGTATATCTTCAGTGCAGCAGGTTTTTATCCATTGCAAATGGGGAAACCGGAATATGCGATTGGTGCACCATACTTTGAAAAAATGACAATCCATCTTGAAAACGGCAACGATATTGTTATCAAAGCACCGAATGTAAGTGATAAAAATAAATATGTACAGGGATTAAAAGTAAATGGGAAGTCATATAACAAGCTGACCATCTCCCACGAGATGTTAACAAAAGGAGCAACGCTGGAATTTGAAATGGGACAGGAACCATCGAAATGGGGAACAAGTGAAAATGCGTTACCATCTTCCATAACCCCTGCTTCAACGGATGGGTCATCATTGCTCCCATTTCCGTTAAGAGACTTGACGGATCACTTACTTGAAAAGGATAAAGCAAAAACCTTAACAAGTGATAAATCAAATGCGGCCCATTTATTTGACAATACATCAGAGACAGATCTGACCTTAAATGGTGACCAGCCTTGGATCCAATTTAAGTATAAGCATGAAATGAATAGAGCCCAGCTGTATACCATCACAACGGCTGGTAATTCATCACAAGATCCAAGGAGTTGGGAATTGCAAGGATCCAATGATGGTGAAAATTGGACGGTTCTCGACAGAAGAGAAGATATATCATTTAAATGGCGAAAGTTCACAAAACCTTTTTTAATTGAAAATCCAGGTAAGTATACGTACTACAGACTCAGCGTGAACGAAAATGGAGGTGCTTCTTCCACTTCATTTGCCGAAATTGAATTACTTGGTTATGGAGATATGGGTAACCAATTCGAAAAAGTGCACAACGTTTTGAATGAATTTATAAAAAGTGGAGATATCTCGGGACCGCGGGTTAAGCAATTGACAAAAAAATTGAAGCAAGCAAGAGACCAATATGATAAAGAACATTTTCCACAAGCTATTAAGAAGTTGCGGGGATTCTTGAAACACTTAAATAAAGAGAACCCGGGTCATGTCTCCGATGATGCCGAGGATCAACTAAGTGCAGATATTCATGCTTTGATGGAGTTGATTTTGAGGCAAACTGAGAAATAG
- a CDS encoding ROK family protein — translation MIKQNKINRYSKNTRSVIKYVREKGPISRANLSVQMNISQPTMTRIIEKLVNAKILKETGLGTSSGGRRPILLEFNKNCSYAIGVELGRSDIKVALTDMEGNLLSFIMEETMPQYTIKDIVQLVDDSLKKILYETKIDDPYVLGVGVGMPGPLNETGDGRLSPPNFYGGHNIALKDILENKLSFPVTIDNDANVAALAEKWFGKGMEVENFAYIMADVGVGSGLIINNDIYRGINGEAGEIGHSTIDVFGEKCTCGNYGCLETFISLSAILNRFKKRLKLSTKAERSMFQQNTDLITFEDILSAAAKGSTIASQTLEETGLYLGVGIANLINLYAPETVIIGGKIGSSHPLIIKKTEEILQTRVTGKRSRNTKVFQSDLQNGVVLGAAALVIHRTFY, via the coding sequence ATGATAAAACAAAATAAAATAAACCGGTATTCCAAAAATACAAGAAGCGTTATTAAATATGTACGTGAAAAGGGACCAATTTCGAGAGCAAATTTATCTGTACAAATGAATATTTCGCAGCCAACAATGACTAGAATCATTGAGAAATTAGTAAATGCTAAAATTTTGAAGGAGACAGGGCTTGGGACTTCTTCCGGTGGCAGACGCCCGATCCTGTTGGAATTCAATAAGAATTGTTCATATGCCATTGGAGTTGAATTGGGAAGGTCAGATATCAAAGTTGCTTTAACAGATATGGAGGGCAATTTACTTTCATTCATAATGGAAGAAACTATGCCGCAATATACGATTAAAGACATCGTCCAATTGGTAGATGATAGTTTAAAGAAGATATTGTATGAGACAAAGATTGATGATCCATATGTATTAGGTGTTGGGGTGGGGATGCCCGGTCCTTTAAATGAAACAGGGGATGGACGTCTTTCACCACCAAACTTTTATGGGGGGCACAATATTGCATTAAAAGACATTTTGGAAAACAAATTATCTTTTCCGGTAACGATCGATAATGATGCAAATGTCGCTGCGCTCGCTGAAAAGTGGTTTGGAAAAGGCATGGAGGTTGAAAATTTTGCTTATATCATGGCAGACGTAGGGGTAGGTTCGGGTTTAATCATTAACAATGATATATATCGTGGAATAAATGGGGAAGCAGGTGAGATTGGACATTCAACCATTGATGTGTTTGGAGAGAAATGTACGTGTGGTAACTATGGTTGTTTGGAAACATTTATTTCTTTATCTGCAATTCTTAACAGATTTAAGAAGCGTTTAAAACTGTCAACAAAAGCAGAGCGTTCCATGTTTCAACAAAATACCGACCTCATTACGTTTGAAGATATTTTATCTGCAGCCGCAAAAGGGTCGACTATAGCTTCCCAGACTTTAGAAGAGACAGGTTTATACCTTGGTGTTGGTATAGCTAATTTAATTAATTTATATGCACCTGAAACAGTTATTATAGGGGGAAAAATAGGATCATCGCATCCATTGATTATTAAAAAAACGGAAGAGATTTTACAAACAAGGGTGACTGGTAAAAGAAGTAGAAATACAAAGGTTTTTCAGTCCGATTTACAAAATGGTGTGGTATTGGGTGCTGCTGCACTTGTCATTCACCGTACCTTTTACTAG
- a CDS encoding MBL fold metallo-hydrolase — translation MYLKYFYDSYLAQASYLVGCQATGEAAIIDPSRNIEPYVSVAQDQGFTIQKALETHIHADFVSGVTELARRTGATIYHSAEGGVNDGYDFDPTLPQQGLHHGDIVSVGNVQLKAIHTPGHTPEHISYELTDCPNAGQPIGIFTGDFIFAGDVGRPDLLERSAGMKGTADKGARQMFHSLQHFKAYPDYLQIWPGHGAGSACGKALGAIPTSTVGYEKMYNPALQHTNEQEFCDFLLDGQKEPPAYFAKMKEVNPTGMTPLSEVPAGVVMDLNGDAVAELAKSDNKMVVDTRDPFDFAHQSIPGTINIPFPDLFSEWMGRLAAYNHDIYIIIEPHHIDDIRTILINMGLDHVKGFFSPSVVKSASNIQSYYNQTPIEIKRDDLQIVDVRYRDEWEVGHIPGATHIPLHKFPNGLETLTKDQPIAVHCASGKRSAIASSILLNHGYTVINMIGGFNRWKDEQLITSN, via the coding sequence ATGTATCTTAAATATTTTTATGACAGTTATTTGGCACAAGCATCATACCTGGTAGGGTGTCAAGCCACAGGAGAGGCTGCGATTATTGATCCGTCCCGAAACATTGAACCATATGTATCTGTAGCCCAAGATCAGGGATTTACCATTCAGAAGGCATTGGAAACACACATTCATGCCGATTTTGTATCCGGGGTAACGGAATTGGCCCGGCGTACAGGTGCGACCATTTATCATTCAGCTGAGGGCGGAGTAAATGATGGATATGACTTTGACCCAACCCTTCCCCAACAAGGACTCCACCATGGAGACATTGTTTCAGTTGGAAATGTGCAATTAAAAGCAATCCATACACCAGGACATACACCGGAACATATCTCCTATGAATTGACTGACTGCCCTAATGCGGGTCAGCCAATTGGGATATTTACCGGTGATTTCATTTTTGCAGGTGATGTGGGGCGGCCTGACTTGCTGGAAAGGTCAGCGGGAATGAAAGGTACTGCCGACAAGGGGGCACGCCAGATGTTCCATTCGTTACAGCATTTTAAGGCGTATCCTGATTACCTGCAGATATGGCCGGGGCATGGCGCGGGCAGTGCATGCGGTAAGGCATTAGGGGCCATTCCGACCAGTACAGTTGGATATGAAAAAATGTACAATCCAGCTTTACAACATACAAATGAACAGGAATTTTGTGATTTCCTGCTTGATGGTCAAAAAGAACCGCCAGCGTATTTTGCCAAGATGAAAGAAGTAAACCCCACAGGAATGACTCCATTGTCGGAAGTTCCAGCAGGTGTTGTGATGGACCTCAATGGAGATGCAGTTGCTGAACTTGCCAAGTCAGACAACAAGATGGTCGTGGACACGCGGGATCCATTTGACTTTGCGCATCAAAGCATTCCCGGAACCATTAACATTCCATTCCCGGATTTATTTTCCGAATGGATGGGTCGATTGGCAGCCTATAACCATGACATATACATCATCATAGAACCTCACCATATCGATGACATCCGTACCATTCTGATAAATATGGGGCTGGATCACGTGAAAGGTTTCTTTTCCCCTTCCGTTGTCAAATCAGCTAGTAACATTCAATCCTATTACAACCAGACACCAATAGAAATAAAGCGAGACGATCTGCAAATCGTGGATGTGCGTTACCGGGATGAGTGGGAAGTTGGACATATTCCCGGCGCAACACATATACCGCTCCATAAATTCCCTAATGGGCTGGAAACATTAACCAAGGACCAGCCGATTGCAGTGCATTGTGCATCCGGTAAGCGTTCAGCCATCGCGTCTAGTATCCTATTAAACCATGGATATACCGTTATCAACATGATCGGTGGATTTAACCGATGGAAAGATGAACAACTTATAACATCCAATTAA
- a CDS encoding NAD(P)/FAD-dependent oxidoreductase translates to MNFHQVVIVGGGTAGITVASRLKKLANYLDIAIIDPAEKHYYQPLWTLVGAGIFDKQKSERSESTLIPEGVAWYQEAAQTFHPEENAVVTEEGNKIHYKYLVVCPGLQLDWDQIEGLEGNVGKYGICSNYSYEHVDYTWETIRNFEGGRAIFTHPNSPIKCGGAPQKIMYLADDAFRDQGIRDKSEVMFQSANASIFSVKKYADTLNEVIERKNIQANYRKDLVKIDGPNKQATFRDLDTNEEETFDYDMIHAVPYMSAPDFIKHSPLANADGWVDVDAYTLQHNQYDNVFSLGDASSLPTSKTGAAIRKQAPVVVSNLYAMMKNKNLWRKYNGYTSCPLVTGYDSLVMAEFKYDNVPSETFPVNQGKERKSMYFVKKYGLPAMYWHGMMKGRM, encoded by the coding sequence ATGAATTTTCATCAAGTAGTCATTGTCGGCGGCGGAACAGCAGGTATTACCGTCGCATCCCGATTAAAGAAGTTAGCCAACTATTTGGATATTGCCATTATTGACCCGGCGGAAAAACATTATTACCAGCCATTATGGACACTGGTTGGGGCAGGCATTTTTGATAAACAGAAATCCGAGCGTTCCGAATCCACATTAATTCCTGAAGGTGTAGCATGGTATCAGGAAGCCGCCCAAACCTTTCATCCGGAAGAAAATGCCGTGGTCACAGAGGAAGGAAACAAAATCCATTATAAATATTTAGTCGTTTGCCCCGGCCTGCAACTGGACTGGGATCAAATCGAAGGCCTCGAAGGCAATGTAGGCAAGTATGGGATCTGCAGCAACTATTCGTACGAACATGTAGATTACACATGGGAAACAATCCGAAATTTCGAAGGCGGACGTGCGATATTTACGCACCCGAATTCCCCGATTAAATGTGGAGGAGCACCACAGAAGATTATGTATCTGGCAGATGATGCTTTCCGAGATCAAGGCATTCGGGACAAGTCAGAGGTGATGTTCCAGTCAGCGAATGCGTCTATTTTTTCCGTCAAAAAATATGCGGATACTTTGAATGAGGTGATTGAACGGAAAAATATCCAAGCTAACTACAGGAAAGACCTCGTAAAAATTGATGGTCCAAATAAACAAGCGACATTCCGGGATCTGGATACAAATGAAGAGGAAACATTTGATTATGATATGATTCATGCGGTCCCGTATATGAGTGCGCCAGATTTTATCAAACATAGTCCATTGGCAAATGCGGATGGTTGGGTGGATGTTGATGCATATACTCTTCAGCACAACCAGTACGATAATGTTTTCAGTCTGGGGGATGCTTCCAGTCTGCCAACGTCTAAAACCGGCGCAGCGATTCGTAAACAGGCACCCGTGGTTGTATCGAATCTGTATGCCATGATGAAAAACAAAAACCTATGGCGCAAGTACAATGGGTATACCTCCTGCCCGCTAGTCACAGGCTATGATTCACTCGTTATGGCAGAATTCAAATATGATAATGTACCGTCCGAAACATTCCCCGTCAACCAGGGAAAAGAACGAAAAAGCATGTATTTCGTAAAAAAATACGGCCTCCCAGCCATGTATTGGCATGGCATGATGAAAGGGCGCATGTGA